A genomic segment from Glycine soja cultivar W05 chromosome 18, ASM419377v2, whole genome shotgun sequence encodes:
- the LOC114396114 gene encoding disease resistance RPP13-like protein 4 → MSIRTNPMKAVPTLLKRLVIVEKREDLKDLKSELNKIKDLFKIVKKNEEELLDTLAVVDGYLRNKNIPKLMEVKEDICKRIRNSTQKLLPDGSTDQGSNIEATQSLGKTFQDEKDKKREEVQEALSPEKFKVHYNELDRVHKRFFLSLLLFPENAVIKKSTIHFWWSSVVGYIMIGQFEFVFDYLYSRKLLVPHGNDKSLVVVNKFKINPCVRHKSVLPSLQNDKEQLCGIYSELVASSHNPNTSHRSLVLDQHKVKLSDRLGLKSTHWRAVFNVGASYLNFGPQWMAKMKQLEVLQLGRWLHDSPKHHIEVDSEEFLKELRDQKHLKYLSLRGISRIFELPPSIFQLERLAILDLKACHNLETLPNDISSLKNLRQLDLSQCYLLERMPKGIEKLINLEVLKGFVIGSSSKSSYQISDLADLKNLERLSIHIESGAVIDEKEFESLEELSKLEHLKISWGVSGKRYTDGIQISLLSNLKKLHLEGFPGESIPSWLEPSNLPKSLKELNLTGGKLESMDHGKLDHSDSCKLEIVRLKYLKDLNVDPEKLQALFPSLRYVEVKDVQNLQHLEWIK, encoded by the coding sequence atgtctatTCGAACAAATCCCATGAAAGCAGTGCCTACATTGTTGAAGCGCCTGGTGATTGTAGAAAAACGAGAAGATTTGAAGGATTTGAAGTCTGAGTTGAATAAGATAAAGGACCTGTTTAAAATAgtgaagaaaaatgaagaagaactCCTTGACACGTTAGCAGTCGTGGATGGCTATCTTCGCAACAAAAACATACCTAAGTTGATGGAAGTGAAGGAAGATATTTGCAAGAGAATAAGGAATTCAACTCAGAAGCTGCTGCCAGATGGTTCTACGGATCAAGGTAGTAATATAGAAGCTACTCAGTCACTAGGAAAAACATTTCAGGATGAAAAGgataagaagagagaagaagtgCAGGAAGCACTCTCTCCAGAAAAGTTTAAGGTACATTATAATGAACTTGATCGTGTTCATAAACGTTTCTTCTTGTCTCTCCTACTTTTCCCTGAAAATGCTGTTATAAAGAAAAGTACTATACATTTCTGGTGGTCGTCTGTAGTGGGTTACATCATGATAGGGCAATTTGAATTTGTGTTTGATTATCTTTATAGTCGTAAACTTCTTGTACCGCATGGTAATGACAAGTCTCTTGTTGttgtgaataaatttaaaattaatcctTGCGTCCGTCATAAGTCGGTGTTGCCATCGTTACAAAATGATAAAGAACAACTTTGTGGAATTTATTCAGAACTAGTAGCATCATCTCATAACCCGAATACTTCGCATCGTAGTTTGGTGCTTGACCAACACAAAGTTAAACTAAGTGATAGGTTGGGTTTGAAATCTACCCATTGGAGAGCTGTTTTTAATGTTGGTGCTAGTTATCTAAATTTCGGGCCCCAATGGATGGCCAAAATGAAGCAGTTGGAGGTCCTTCAACTTGGTCGTTGGCTGCATGATTCACCAAAGCATCATATTGAAGTGGACAGTGAggaattcttgaaggagttaaGGGATCAAAAGCATTTGAAGTATCTTAGCCTTCGAGGGATATCAAGAATATTTGAGCTGCCACCCTCCATTTTTCAACTTGAGAGACTAGCAATTCTAGATCTCAAGGCCTGTCACAATCTAGAAACCCTACCAAATGATATTTCATCATTGAAAAATCTCAGACAGTTGGATTTGTCTCAATGCTACTTGTTGGAGAGAATGCCAAAAGGGATTGAGAAGCTGATCAATCTTGAAGTACTCAAGGGATTTGTAATTGGTAGTTCTAGCAAGAGTAGCTACCAGATATCAGATCTTGCAGATTTGAAAAATCTGGAGCGACTCAGCATACATATAGAAAGTGGGGCTGTGATCGATGAAAAGGAGTTTGAAAGCTTGGAAGAGTTGTCAAAACTTGAGCATCTCAAAATATCATGGGGTGTGTCTGGCAAAAGGTACACTGATGGTATCCAGATCAgtttgctttcaaatttgaaaaagttgCATCTTGAAGGCTTTCCTGGAGAAAGTATTCCAAGTTGGTTGGAGCCTAGCAACCTACCGAAGAGTTTGAAAGAGCTAAATTTAACCGGAGGGAAACTAGAAAGTATGGATCATGGAAAATTAGATCACTCGGACTCCTGCAAGTTGGAGATTGTTCGTCTCAAGTACCTAAAAGATTTGAATGTTGACCCAGAAAAATTGCAGGCATTGTTTCCTTCATTGAGGTACGTAGAAGTAAAAGATGTACAAAACCTTCAACACCTTGAATGGATTAAATGA